Part of the Halobellus ruber genome is shown below.
CGTCGAGGTGCGCGAGCTTCGCGAGGCCGCGGACGCTGCCGGCGTTGGCGTCGGCGAGCGTGTCGGCGTCCATCGCGTTCAGGTCGTCCATCAGGCGATCGTAGCGGTCGTTCGGCGCGAGGTACAGCAACTGTGTCATCGTCAGCCGGGTTCGCATATCCGGGGCGACACGGCTGTGCCAGAGGTCGTCGTAGACGGACATCGCCGCCGCCGACGTGTCCGTCTCCGACCCCATCAGACACCGGTCCGCGGTGATGGCGGCGGCACGAGCGGACTCCATACACTTGTGGATCCCCTCGCCCCACAGCGGATCGATCGTTGGCACGGTGTCGCCGATGGCCATGAAGCTATCCGTGCTGAGGTCGTCCGGCATCTGGATGTGCGCGCTGCCGCGGTGCTGCTGTTTGTCCGCGATCCGCTCGGCGTCCGAAAAGCGGGGATCCGTTTCGAGCCAGTGGTTCAGATGGTCGTCGATGCTCCTCGAGGAATCGCCGTACTCCTGGTAGCTCTCGTTTTGGATGTAACAGAGGCCGACCTTCGCGGTGTCGCCGCCGGTGTGGAAGACCCACGAGTAGCCCCCCGGAGCGTAGTCGTGGTCGAGACGCAGCATCATCGCGTCGGTGAGGTCCGCGAACTCGGGGTGATCGACGTCGATGCCTTCCATCTCCCACTCGATGCCGACGGCCTGGTTCTTGCGTTCGAGGTCACAGACGTCGAGTTTCTTCGCGAGCGGTGCCGCCGGGCCGGTGGCGTCGACGACGATGTCGGCGTACACCTCCTCGTCGCCGGCGTACTGGACGCCGACGACTTCGCCGTCCTCCGTGATGGGGTTGTTCACGCGCGCCCCGAAGCGGTACGCCGCGCCGTGGTCGCGACCCTCCGCGACCAGCCATCGCTTGAACTCCGCGAACTCGAGGACGGCACCGGGCTGGCGCTGGACGAACTGTTCGTTGGGGGATTCGAGGACGACCTCGTCGGTGTAGTTCATCACGACGTCGTCGGGAATCCCGAACGCGCCCGTCATCGACGCGAACGTCCCCGCCGTGGACTTGTTCGACTGCCGCGGGAACCCCTCCTCGGGTTCGGCCTCCAACACGAGCACGTCGTACTCGCGCTGTGCGAGGTCCCGTGCGCACTGTGCTCCGGCCGGCCCTGCGCCGGCGACGACGACGTCGTAGGTCTCAGACATAGCGTGGGTTCGTGGACTGTGGTTCCCGGTGATCCGGGACGGTGGTCGCGTGAACACCGCATCGCGGGCGCGTCGCACCCGGCCGGGTTCGTCGGCCGGCCGTCGCGGCGTCGGCGGTCATCGTTACTCAGTATAAATTGCGACGCGGGTAAAAAACACGCGGAAACGTTCCTGACGCCCGCGAAAGGGCGGAATTAGCTGTGGTAAAACTATCGGCCGAAGCGGGAGGCAAGCCATCCAGCCGCACCCCGGGCATCGGCGCGCCGTGCGCGCCGTTCACCGTGAGCGAGCGTAACGAGCGAACGGGTGTTTTTGGCGGAGCTTTTTGCGAGGTGGGGTCCCGCGGTTTGGGACCCCACCGACGTAAAAAGGTCCTAGTAGAACTCGCGGACCAGATCCATCGCGCCCTCGGGGGCACCCTCGTCGACCCGGGACATGTCCGTGTCGAGACCTCGTTTCTCGCCGTAGGGGATCGACTTCTCGCTCTGCCAGACGACGCCTTGGTACTCCTTGCTAGCGTCCAGAATCTTGTTCTTCGCGGCGTCGTAGTCCGTGGGGTCGTGGCCCTCCTCCGCGAGGTCGACGAGGCTGTCCCGGAAGTAATCGTAGGTGTCGACGTCGTTGAACGTGACACACGGGCTGAAGACGTTCACGAACCCGAACCCGTCGTGTTCGATCGCCTCCTGGACGATCTCGGCGTGGCGCTGGGCGTCGGTTGAGAAGGACTGGGCGATGAACGTCGCTCCCGACGCCAGCGCCAGCGCCAGCGGGTTCACCGGGGGCTGTTGGGGCCCCTCGGGCGTCGTCGCCGTCTCGAAGTCGTCCCGCGATGTCGGCGAGGCCTGGCCCTTGGTGAGGCCGTA
Proteins encoded:
- a CDS encoding digeranylgeranylglycerophospholipid reductase, whose protein sequence is MSETYDVVVAGAGPAGAQCARDLAQREYDVLVLEAEPEEGFPRQSNKSTAGTFASMTGAFGIPDDVVMNYTDEVVLESPNEQFVQRQPGAVLEFAEFKRWLVAEGRDHGAAYRFGARVNNPITEDGEVVGVQYAGDEEVYADIVVDATGPAAPLAKKLDVCDLERKNQAVGIEWEMEGIDVDHPEFADLTDAMMLRLDHDYAPGGYSWVFHTGGDTAKVGLCYIQNESYQEYGDSSRSIDDHLNHWLETDPRFSDAERIADKQQHRGSAHIQMPDDLSTDSFMAIGDTVPTIDPLWGEGIHKCMESARAAAITADRCLMGSETDTSAAAMSVYDDLWHSRVAPDMRTRLTMTQLLYLAPNDRYDRLMDDLNAMDADTLADANAGSVRGLAKLAHLDDLPLLARFAKQRLAE
- a CDS encoding 2-oxoacid:ferredoxin oxidoreductase subunit beta translates to MSSDVRFTDFKSDKQPTWCPGCGDFGTMNGMMKALANTGNDPDNTFIVAGIGCSGKIGTYMHSYALHGVHGRALPVGTGVKLANPDLEVMVAGGDGDGYSIGAGHFVHAVRRNVDMSYIVMDNRIYGLTKGQASPTSRDDFETATTPEGPQQPPVNPLALALASGATFIAQSFSTDAQRHAEIVQEAIEHDGFGFVNVFSPCVTFNDVDTYDYFRDSLVDLAEEGHDPTDYDAAKNKILDASKEYQGVVWQSEKSIPYGEKRGLDTDMSRVDEGAPEGAMDLVREFY